A window of the Desulforapulum autotrophicum HRM2 genome harbors these coding sequences:
- a CDS encoding UPF0280 family protein, translated as MFQNRTYRNLSNRKGLVSFKATVKETDLHIQAGTDLAEIAVRAVLRARQMIESYIQTDPLFLTSLVPVKAKFPTPTIAMEMIQAATLANVGPMAAVAGAVAEFTGRVLLDDSPEVIVENGGDIFMKLEKEVVFSIYAGDSPLSMRTGVRIQDRGVPTALCTSSGTLGHSTSFGQADAVTVLSPSCALADAAATALGNLVQTASDVQVAIDRGVKIPGVTGIIIIKGRTMGAWGDLELVRL; from the coding sequence ATGTTCCAGAACCGGACCTATCGAAACCTGTCAAACAGAAAAGGGCTTGTATCGTTCAAGGCAACAGTTAAGGAGACGGATCTCCACATCCAGGCTGGAACGGATCTTGCTGAAATAGCTGTCCGGGCGGTTCTGCGGGCACGGCAGATGATCGAATCCTACATTCAAACAGACCCGTTGTTTTTAACCTCCCTTGTACCGGTCAAGGCAAAATTTCCCACACCCACCATTGCAATGGAGATGATCCAAGCTGCAACCCTGGCCAATGTGGGCCCCATGGCTGCGGTTGCAGGTGCTGTTGCTGAGTTTACCGGCAGGGTGCTCCTGGACGACTCTCCTGAAGTTATTGTTGAAAATGGGGGAGATATTTTCATGAAGCTTGAAAAAGAGGTTGTGTTCAGCATTTATGCCGGCGATTCTCCCTTGAGCATGCGAACAGGGGTTCGCATCCAGGACAGGGGTGTTCCCACGGCCCTTTGCACCTCATCTGGAACCCTTGGCCATTCAACAAGTTTTGGACAAGCAGATGCCGTAACCGTTCTCTCACCGTCCTGTGCCCTTGCCGATGCAGCGGCCACAGCCCTTGGAAATCTGGTTCAAACAGCCTCTGACGTTCAGGTGGCAATTGACAGGGGTGTTAAGATTCCCGGAGTCACCGGTATCATCATCATCAAGGGGCGAACCATGGGCGCCTGGGGAGACCTGGAACTTGTTCGCCTTTAA
- a CDS encoding Mrp/NBP35 family ATP-binding protein encodes MLYDNMDKAKKGGGCPSQQKQKSQEDQQEEMIKTSLSKIKNKIFVLSGKGGVGKSSVSANLAASLAKKGFKTGLMDVDLHGPSIAQMFGMTELLDISPNKLLLPKKIGENLEVVSIQALMQDKDQAIIWRGPAKTGMIKQFVGSVDWGDLDFLIIDAPPGTGDEPLTVVQTIKDAKAVVVTTPQEVALADVRKSISFCRTVKMQVLGLVENMGPFKCPHCNETIELFKSGGGKVTADKEGLNFLGSIPFDIEVVKSGDAGVPLVMNDQGSPFSKAFETVVENITKQL; translated from the coding sequence ATGCTTTACGACAACATGGACAAGGCCAAAAAAGGCGGGGGATGCCCTTCCCAGCAAAAACAAAAATCCCAGGAAGATCAGCAGGAAGAGATGATCAAAACCTCCCTTTCAAAGATCAAGAATAAAATCTTTGTCCTGAGCGGTAAAGGCGGCGTTGGCAAAAGCAGCGTATCTGCCAACCTTGCAGCAAGCCTTGCCAAGAAAGGATTTAAGACAGGTCTCATGGATGTGGATCTCCATGGCCCCTCCATCGCCCAGATGTTTGGAATGACAGAGCTGCTGGATATTTCTCCAAACAAGCTTCTGCTTCCCAAAAAAATAGGGGAAAACCTGGAGGTCGTCTCCATCCAGGCCTTGATGCAGGACAAGGACCAGGCCATCATCTGGAGAGGCCCTGCCAAAACCGGAATGATCAAACAGTTTGTCGGCTCAGTGGACTGGGGCGATCTTGATTTTCTCATCATTGATGCCCCTCCAGGCACGGGTGACGAACCCCTGACCGTGGTTCAGACCATCAAGGACGCCAAGGCCGTTGTTGTTACCACCCCCCAGGAGGTGGCACTGGCAGACGTGAGAAAATCCATCTCATTTTGCCGTACGGTAAAGATGCAGGTGCTGGGCCTTGTGGAAAACATGGGGCCGTTTAAATGTCCCCACTGCAACGAAACCATAGAGCTTTTTAAGAGCGGCGGTGGAAAGGTGACTGCCGACAAAGAAGGCTTGAATTTTCTTGGATCAATTCCCTTTGACATTGAAGTCGTCAAATCCGGGGATGCAGGTGTTCCCCTTGTCATGAACGATCAGGGATCCCCTTTTTCCAAGGCGTTTGAAACCGTGGTTGAAAATATCACCAAACAGCTTTAA
- a CDS encoding metallophosphoesterase family protein → MKIYAVADIHGKAERLERVGTAIERLQPDVVVVAGDITNFTGAGPVVRKLAAMAVPMLCIRGNSDRSRIDGLINNTPGMRSLHMATVSMGTVNFTGIGGTIPLPFRSRICLRENHLLKIIAPLVSKNTIVVAHPPPLGTQDRVGGRFHAGSRGLLNLIRHRSPRMVLCGHIHEDAGFSSLGQTLVVNCALSRETSGAIIDYDTNHQPRIEMVHL, encoded by the coding sequence ATGAAAATTTATGCGGTTGCAGACATCCACGGCAAGGCCGAGCGACTGGAGCGGGTAGGAACAGCCATTGAACGACTTCAACCCGATGTTGTGGTTGTGGCCGGTGATATCACCAATTTCACCGGTGCAGGACCCGTGGTTCGCAAACTTGCAGCCATGGCGGTTCCCATGCTGTGCATCCGTGGGAACTCCGATCGTTCCCGCATTGATGGACTCATCAACAACACACCCGGCATGAGATCCCTTCATATGGCAACCGTTTCCATGGGAACAGTCAACTTTACCGGTATCGGCGGCACCATTCCCCTTCCCTTTCGGTCAAGAATCTGTCTGCGGGAAAACCATCTACTTAAAATTATAGCACCCCTTGTTTCAAAAAACACAATTGTGGTGGCCCATCCCCCGCCCCTTGGCACCCAGGACCGTGTGGGAGGTCGTTTCCATGCAGGCTCCAGGGGACTTTTAAACCTCATTCGCCATCGTTCTCCCAGGATGGTGCTATGCGGGCACATCCACGAGGACGCAGGTTTCAGTTCTCTTGGGCAGACCCTTGTGGTAAACTGCGCCCTGAGCCGGGAAACCAGCGGCGCGATTATTGATTATGACACGAACCACCAACCCCGGATAGAGATGGTTCATTTATAA
- a CDS encoding DUF4292 domain-containing protein, with the protein MGRDRQSIFFVLLVSTMVFLVSGCAGIMTGKAREEDPRAARLAQEVRTLNQGLETVKGTGIIILVNGSTRQRFKIAWAALVPDKIRLTILETGIPVETIVADGEKVTFISHTGRHQRHTVKAPNPSLKSMVDLPIHIREIISLLSGKLPLEPFDQERLSTTIKPFAAKLLLSRKWRGIIGRVQFDTNDQVVEYEVVGRDGNLVYQVNRSEFKSFGSYLVPGTTLVKDPSGRTMTLQINNFYPDLPVKASVFALTETE; encoded by the coding sequence ATGGGCCGAGATAGACAGTCTATTTTTTTCGTTCTCCTGGTGAGTACCATGGTTTTCCTTGTTTCAGGATGTGCCGGTATCATGACCGGCAAAGCAAGGGAGGAAGATCCCAGGGCGGCACGCCTTGCCCAGGAGGTCAGGACCCTTAACCAGGGGCTTGAAACGGTCAAAGGGACTGGCATTATCATCCTTGTCAACGGCAGCACAAGGCAGCGGTTTAAGATCGCCTGGGCCGCCCTGGTACCCGACAAAATCCGCCTTACCATCCTTGAAACCGGCATTCCCGTTGAAACCATTGTTGCAGACGGAGAAAAGGTTACCTTCATCTCCCACACGGGTAGACACCAGCGCCATACCGTCAAGGCTCCTAACCCTTCGTTGAAATCCATGGTGGATTTGCCGATTCACATCCGGGAGATCATCTCCCTTTTATCTGGAAAACTTCCCCTGGAACCCTTTGACCAGGAACGCCTGTCAACCACCATAAAACCCTTTGCAGCAAAGCTTTTATTGTCACGAAAATGGAGGGGAATCATTGGAAGGGTTCAATTTGATACCAATGATCAGGTCGTTGAATATGAAGTTGTGGGACGGGACGGAAATCTTGTATACCAGGTTAATCGATCAGAATTTAAATCCTTTGGATCCTATCTTGTTCCCGGGACAACCCTTGTCAAAGATCCTTCCGGTAGAACCATGACCCTTCAAATCAACAATTTTTACCCGGATCTTCCGGTAAAAGCATCGGTATTTGCCTTGACAGAAACTGAATAA
- a CDS encoding M23 family metallopeptidase — MKLPPITVYLDTIVRINHLPVSDSGQWFFYQGMLFLSRRKWWADFGTRHATHEGLDIGIFKNRSGNREWLDSSARVPVMASGTVINVCDDFLGRSVIVRHCSNKQSRQVSVYSHLKVPGTISPGKKVDPGDIVGTIADTTGKKSGIHCHLHISLMEIAQQIPDPKITWQVMGEPDPEMVKLFNPMV, encoded by the coding sequence ATGAAATTACCACCCATTACTGTTTACCTTGACACCATTGTCCGGATCAACCACCTACCTGTTTCAGATTCCGGGCAATGGTTTTTTTACCAGGGCATGCTTTTCTTAAGCAGGAGAAAATGGTGGGCGGATTTTGGTACCCGCCACGCCACCCACGAAGGCCTGGATATCGGGATATTTAAGAATCGATCCGGCAACCGGGAATGGCTGGACTCCTCAGCCCGGGTTCCGGTTATGGCCAGCGGCACGGTCATTAATGTGTGTGACGATTTCCTGGGCCGATCAGTGATTGTAAGGCATTGCTCAAACAAACAATCAAGACAGGTGAGTGTCTACTCCCATCTAAAAGTGCCTGGCACAATTTCTCCTGGGAAAAAGGTTGACCCGGGTGATATTGTCGGCACGATTGCAGACACCACCGGAAAAAAGTCGGGAATACATTGTCATCTTCATATTTCCCTCATGGAAATTGCACAACAGATACCCGACCCAAAGATCACCTGGCAGGTCATGGGAGAGCCAGACCCTGAAATGGTGAAATTGTTCAACCCCATGGTTTAG
- the mutS gene encoding DNA mismatch repair protein MutS, with protein MTVKKETPMMEQYLSIKKRYPDTILFYRMGDFYEMFLDDALKAAPVLEIALTSRNKTQEDPIPMCGVPHRAADVYIAKLIESGLKVAVCEQMEDPRSAQGIVKREVVRVITPGMILNEDLLDKKSNNFLAALCICQGAAGLACMDISTGMFRTTQTVAVNGKVPLSLVDEALRIDAKELLLPASFKGDPTYSQLIKAFETIQISYVGNENFKLDSARERLKEKFRTRSLEGFGCEDLTAGTAAAGAILSYVQETQLRETDHVLTLERYELNTYLIIDDRSCRNLELLKNIQTSDKKGSLISVLDCTITAMGGRLLKAWIRYPLISMDGIEARLDAVAEAKENPGIRNSLRTHLKDVYDLERLGSKISMGHANPRDLTALKISLYKLPLLFKDLNQLSASLLQGHGIEDREKVSTELFELADLINQTIREDAPLALNEGGIICDGYSPELDEILEIARNGRSWIAKTGAKEKEKTGLSSLKIKFNKVFGYFIEVSKIQSQQVPDHYIRKQTLVNAERFITDELKEVESKVLNAQERRSSLEYALFCKVRESIVQRTPSIFKIAQFLAEVDVVLALATTAEENNYTRPALNKDQVLDIEDGRHPVVEKMVVGERYIPNSIRLDNTSDQVQIITGPNMAGKSTVLRQVALISLMAQMGSFVPAARADLCIIDRIFTRVGALDNLSLGQSTFMVEMEETANIVNNAKENSLVILDEIGRGTSTFDGMSIAWAVAEYLHDLDGKGVKTLFATHYHELTRLEKLKPRVKNFNIAVKEFNDNIIFLRRLVPGGTNKSYGIQVARLAGVPDAVITKAKQILASIEQSPDQVVTQDKKQVKKQTKNNHSARSGSRQQQMDLFAGHDYDEIIKVLDQTDISTMTPIDALNLIHELKQKIRSKAMI; from the coding sequence ATGACCGTTAAAAAAGAAACCCCCATGATGGAACAATACCTCTCAATCAAAAAGAGGTACCCGGATACTATCCTCTTCTACCGAATGGGGGATTTTTATGAAATGTTCCTTGACGATGCTTTAAAAGCAGCCCCTGTTCTTGAGATTGCACTCACCTCAAGGAACAAGACCCAGGAGGACCCCATTCCCATGTGCGGGGTTCCCCATCGAGCAGCTGACGTCTACATTGCGAAACTGATTGAAAGCGGTTTAAAGGTTGCCGTGTGCGAGCAGATGGAAGACCCCAGGTCTGCCCAGGGAATTGTCAAACGGGAGGTGGTCCGGGTGATCACCCCGGGCATGATTCTCAACGAAGATCTTCTGGATAAAAAATCCAACAATTTCCTTGCTGCCCTGTGCATCTGTCAGGGAGCTGCCGGACTTGCCTGCATGGATATCTCAACGGGTATGTTCAGGACAACGCAAACGGTCGCCGTCAACGGCAAAGTTCCCCTCTCCCTTGTTGACGAAGCCCTCAGAATTGATGCAAAGGAACTTCTTTTACCTGCCTCATTTAAGGGAGACCCCACCTACAGTCAGCTGATCAAGGCCTTTGAAACTATTCAGATCTCCTATGTCGGCAATGAAAACTTCAAGCTTGATTCGGCCCGGGAAAGGCTTAAGGAAAAATTTCGAACCAGGAGCCTTGAGGGGTTTGGATGCGAGGATCTTACGGCAGGAACAGCCGCTGCCGGCGCCATTTTATCCTATGTACAGGAAACCCAGCTCAGGGAGACAGACCATGTCCTCACCCTTGAACGGTATGAACTCAACACCTATCTCATCATTGACGATCGATCGTGCCGGAACCTTGAACTTTTAAAGAACATCCAGACCTCCGACAAAAAAGGAAGCCTGATCAGCGTCCTTGACTGCACCATAACGGCCATGGGCGGCCGGTTGCTCAAAGCCTGGATACGCTACCCCCTGATCAGCATGGACGGGATAGAGGCCCGGCTGGATGCCGTTGCTGAAGCAAAGGAAAACCCCGGCATTCGCAACAGTCTCAGAACTCACCTTAAAGACGTGTACGACCTTGAGCGCCTGGGCAGCAAAATTTCCATGGGCCATGCAAACCCTAGGGACCTTACAGCTCTCAAGATTTCCCTTTACAAACTGCCCCTTTTGTTCAAGGACTTAAACCAGCTTTCAGCTTCCCTGCTCCAGGGCCATGGCATTGAAGACAGGGAAAAAGTTTCCACCGAACTGTTTGAACTGGCTGATCTGATTAACCAGACCATCCGGGAAGATGCTCCCCTGGCACTTAATGAGGGCGGGATTATCTGTGACGGGTATAGCCCTGAGCTTGACGAGATCCTGGAGATTGCCAGAAACGGCCGATCATGGATCGCAAAAACCGGCGCCAAAGAAAAAGAAAAGACCGGGTTAAGCTCATTAAAAATCAAATTTAACAAAGTGTTCGGGTATTTTATCGAAGTTTCCAAAATTCAGTCCCAGCAGGTGCCGGACCATTACATCCGAAAACAGACACTGGTCAATGCAGAACGGTTCATCACGGACGAACTCAAGGAGGTTGAATCCAAGGTCCTTAATGCCCAGGAGAGACGGTCATCACTTGAGTACGCCCTGTTCTGCAAGGTCAGGGAAAGCATTGTTCAACGAACCCCTTCCATATTTAAGATAGCCCAGTTCCTGGCAGAGGTGGATGTGGTGCTGGCCCTTGCCACCACAGCCGAGGAGAACAACTACACACGCCCTGCCCTCAATAAAGATCAGGTCCTTGACATTGAGGATGGCCGCCATCCTGTGGTTGAAAAAATGGTGGTTGGTGAACGATACATTCCCAACTCCATCCGGCTTGACAACACAAGTGACCAGGTCCAGATCATCACAGGGCCGAATATGGCCGGAAAATCCACCGTGCTTCGCCAGGTGGCACTGATCTCCCTCATGGCCCAGATGGGTTCATTTGTGCCGGCAGCCCGGGCAGACCTTTGCATCATCGACCGTATCTTTACCCGGGTCGGCGCCCTCGACAACCTCTCCCTTGGCCAAAGTACTTTCATGGTTGAGATGGAGGAGACGGCCAACATTGTCAACAACGCCAAAGAAAACAGCCTTGTAATCCTTGACGAGATCGGCAGGGGAACCTCAACCTTTGATGGCATGAGCATTGCCTGGGCCGTTGCCGAGTATCTCCACGATCTTGACGGCAAGGGGGTCAAAACCCTTTTTGCCACCCATTACCACGAGTTGACACGCCTTGAAAAGCTCAAACCCCGGGTCAAAAACTTCAACATTGCCGTCAAGGAGTTCAACGACAATATCATTTTTCTGCGCCGTCTGGTCCCGGGGGGTACCAACAAGAGCTATGGCATCCAGGTGGCACGCCTGGCAGGTGTTCCAGATGCCGTGATTACAAAGGCAAAACAGATCCTTGCCTCCATTGAACAATCACCGGATCAGGTGGTGACCCAGGACAAAAAACAGGTCAAAAAACAGACAAAAAACAACCATTCCGCCAGGTCAGGGTCCAGGCAGCAGCAGATGGATCTGTTTGCAGGCCACGACTACGACGAGATCATCAAGGTACTTGACCAGACCGATATTTCCACCATGACACCCATTGATGCCCTGAACTTAATCCATGAACTCAAACAGAAAATCAGATCAAAGGCGATGATTTAA
- a CDS encoding deoxyguanosinetriphosphate triphosphohydrolase family protein: MKDLLDKRERKFLSPLASFSADALRRSPEQRSDKVYRQSFSLDADRILNSLAYTRYIDKTQVFSLIKNDHLTHRVLHVQLVSRIARTIGRYLGLNEDLIEAASLGHDLGHPPFGHDGEQMLSKLCFDNRAGYFHHNLQSIQFLEQLERNGRGWNLTLQTLDAILCHNGEVHSADLKPERKKDFTGFDKTLVQMKTIERPDPIPMTLEGCVVRIADTIAYVGRDMEDAIRLGMITRKELPGLSRKVLGDTNGTIVFNLVTDLISNSFGEPFLAFTQEVSEALRQLKAFNYARIYSDTDIKEHLKPVKQIYLYLFETYLNDLETNNPTLPALRHFYDGLGHGYLATHSNVEIVRDFIAGMTDSFFIRQAPAAMQPVAIER, from the coding sequence ATGAAAGATCTCCTTGACAAGCGTGAAAGGAAATTTTTATCCCCCCTGGCCTCGTTTAGCGCAGATGCCCTGCGCAGATCCCCTGAACAACGTTCAGACAAGGTCTATCGCCAGTCGTTCAGCCTTGATGCGGATCGCATTCTTAACTCCCTTGCCTACACCCGGTACATCGACAAGACCCAGGTGTTTTCCCTTATAAAAAATGATCATCTTACCCATCGGGTTCTCCATGTCCAGCTGGTGTCAAGGATAGCAAGAACCATTGGTCGTTATCTCGGGCTCAACGAGGACCTGATCGAAGCGGCAAGTCTTGGCCATGATCTTGGCCACCCGCCCTTTGGCCATGACGGTGAGCAGATGCTCTCAAAACTTTGTTTTGACAATAGAGCCGGCTACTTTCACCACAACCTGCAGAGTATTCAGTTTCTTGAACAGCTTGAGCGCAACGGCAGGGGGTGGAACCTTACCCTCCAGACCCTTGACGCCATCCTGTGCCACAACGGTGAAGTCCACTCGGCCGATCTTAAACCCGAGCGTAAAAAAGATTTCACAGGATTTGACAAAACCCTTGTCCAGATGAAAACCATTGAACGGCCAGATCCCATTCCCATGACCCTGGAAGGGTGTGTCGTACGAATCGCCGATACCATTGCCTATGTGGGCCGGGATATGGAAGATGCCATACGCCTGGGCATGATAACGAGGAAGGAACTGCCCGGATTGTCCAGAAAGGTACTGGGTGATACCAACGGCACCATTGTATTTAACCTGGTGACAGACCTGATCTCAAACAGCTTTGGTGAACCCTTTCTTGCCTTTACCCAGGAGGTTTCAGAGGCCCTCAGGCAGTTAAAGGCTTTCAACTACGCCAGGATCTACTCGGATACGGATATCAAGGAACACCTCAAACCAGTCAAGCAGATTTATCTCTATCTTTTTGAGACCTACCTTAACGACCTTGAGACCAATAATCCAACCCTGCCTGCTCTGAGACATTTTTATGACGGCCTTGGCCATGGTTACCTGGCCACCCATTCGAACGTCGAGATTGTCAGAGATTTCATAGCCGGAATGACCGATTCTTTTTTCATTCGCCAGGCACCCGCTGCCATGCAGCCCGTCGCCATTGAGAGATGA
- a CDS encoding N-acetylmuramoyl-L-alanine amidase — METLRSTITGLFVLIFLGVMVPCSCASLTPQQQYISADRCFLELKKDPDNLKSRKAWVNCIASYQRVYSDHPESPWAAAGMYRSAQLYLDLSQRSSNKNDKTEAVDLLNRIQGHYPKSAYKDKAVHLLKLIAVQESKKERPQQKTSLKKRTIKSHNTPVTVIALPPPRIKPKPEPKPEPKPEPVPEPAAPVSNSTDSRVTGLRFWSNPEYTRVVIDADANRPFVHNLLKRDPALKKPQRLYIDLEGTRLGKGVPKHTAINDDLLIQARAGQHTPHSVRVVIDIKSFDNYKVFSLNDPFRLVIDVWSKAASSDRTPVAQTATPLVTTDNIHSSSITKQLVLGVRKIVIDPGHGGKDPGAPGYLKDVWEKDVVLKISKRLAARMRDRLQCDVTLTRSTDTYLTLEERTAIANTQNADLFISLHCNAAKNKKLTGMETYFLNLATDDESITMAARENATSRKNISDLESILNDLMKNAKVNESSRLATKVQASMCTGLEKKYSNIRNLGVKQAPFYVLLGARMPSILVEAAFLSNKTECKRLVSASFQDHLCDAIIDGVEQYIKATNPQTL; from the coding sequence ATGGAGACGCTTCGTTCAACCATCACCGGCCTTTTTGTTCTCATTTTTTTAGGGGTAATGGTTCCATGCTCCTGTGCATCCCTGACGCCCCAGCAGCAGTACATTTCTGCAGACAGATGTTTTTTAGAATTAAAAAAAGACCCTGACAACCTGAAATCTCGAAAGGCCTGGGTCAACTGTATTGCAAGCTATCAACGGGTGTATTCAGACCATCCAGAAAGCCCCTGGGCTGCCGCCGGAATGTACCGAAGCGCCCAGCTTTACCTTGATCTCAGCCAGCGATCCTCGAATAAAAATGACAAAACAGAGGCCGTTGATCTGCTTAACCGGATTCAGGGGCACTATCCCAAAAGCGCTTACAAAGACAAAGCTGTTCATCTTTTAAAACTGATTGCGGTTCAGGAGAGTAAAAAAGAGCGACCCCAACAAAAAACCTCCCTTAAAAAGCGCACAATCAAGAGTCACAATACCCCTGTCACTGTAATTGCCCTTCCGCCCCCCAGGATAAAACCGAAACCCGAACCAAAACCTGAGCCGAAACCTGAACCCGTTCCTGAACCTGCTGCTCCAGTTTCCAATTCAACGGACAGCCGGGTGACAGGTCTTCGATTCTGGTCAAATCCCGAATACACCCGTGTGGTCATTGATGCAGATGCAAACAGGCCCTTTGTCCATAATCTGCTCAAAAGGGATCCTGCCCTCAAAAAGCCCCAGCGCCTCTATATTGACCTTGAAGGTACAAGGCTTGGCAAAGGAGTACCAAAGCACACGGCCATCAACGATGATCTTTTGATCCAGGCTAGAGCAGGTCAGCATACCCCCCATTCGGTACGGGTGGTCATTGACATCAAATCCTTTGACAACTACAAGGTTTTTTCCCTCAATGATCCGTTCCGGCTTGTCATTGATGTGTGGTCAAAGGCTGCCAGCAGCGACAGGACTCCTGTCGCCCAAACCGCCACTCCCCTTGTGACAACGGATAATATCCATAGTTCGTCCATTACAAAACAGCTGGTCCTTGGCGTTAGGAAAATTGTTATTGATCCGGGCCATGGGGGCAAGGACCCCGGTGCCCCGGGTTATCTCAAGGATGTCTGGGAAAAGGACGTGGTGCTTAAAATTTCCAAGCGCCTGGCTGCACGCATGCGAGACCGTCTGCAATGCGATGTCACCCTTACCCGATCAACCGACACCTACCTCACCCTTGAAGAGCGGACCGCCATAGCCAACACCCAAAATGCAGATCTGTTCATCTCCCTTCACTGTAATGCTGCCAAGAACAAGAAACTCACGGGCATGGAGACCTATTTTCTCAACCTTGCCACGGACGATGAGTCCATTACCATGGCGGCAAGGGAAAATGCAACCAGCCGTAAAAACATCAGTGACCTTGAATCCATTCTCAACGACCTGATGAAGAACGCAAAAGTCAACGAGTCAAGCCGCCTTGCCACAAAGGTTCAGGCGTCCATGTGCACAGGACTTGAAAAAAAGTATTCCAATATCAGAAACCTCGGGGTCAAGCAGGCGCCATTCTATGTGCTTCTCGGTGCCAGAATGCCGTCCATTCTCGTGGAGGCCGCTTTCTTGAGCAACAAGACCGAATGCAAGCGCCTTGTCTCTGCATCCTTCCAGGATCACCTGTGCGATGCCATTATTGACGGGGTCGAGCAATACATAAAGGCAACCAATCCCCAAACTTTGTAG
- a CDS encoding CooT family nickel-binding protein codes for MCESNVYIKNNGTETLVMENVAAITPCGENRFLLRGLLGDSQEVDGTIEDINLMAHKIVLRAQ; via the coding sequence ATGTGTGAATCCAATGTATATATCAAGAACAATGGGACCGAAACCCTTGTCATGGAAAATGTTGCAGCAATAACCCCCTGCGGTGAAAATCGTTTTCTCCTGAGAGGCCTTCTGGGAGATAGTCAAGAAGTTGATGGAACCATTGAAGACATCAATCTCATGGCCCATAAAATTGTCCTCAGGGCGCAGTAA